From Magnolia sinica isolate HGM2019 chromosome 13, MsV1, whole genome shotgun sequence, one genomic window encodes:
- the LOC131224036 gene encoding uncharacterized protein LOC131224036 isoform X1 yields MMKNLKVDPSSEAIDSNVAASKDGSPFDATSCISSSGDATSSFQESDVDHESLIAEQGIYYPASNYYGYCYPGAFDGVLELLVCAGRSLPEAIMWKGTLLKQFMWKAVWQFVCFENFK; encoded by the exons ATGATGAAGAATCTGAAAGTAGATCCTTCTTCTGAAGCCATTGATTCCAATGTG GCTGCTTCAAAGGATGGAAGCCCATTTGATGCCACATCATGTATATCCTCATCGGGGGATGCGACAAGTAGTTTCCAGGAGAGCGATGTAGATCATGAATCTTTGATAGCTGAGCAGGGGATCTATTATCCGGCAAGCAACTACTATGGATACTGTTATCCAG GAGCATTTGATGGCGTCTTGGAGCTTCTGGTTTGTGCTGGCAGAAGTCTGCCCGAAGCTATCATGTGGAAGGGGACCTTACTAaaacagttcatgtggaaggctgtgtggcagtttgtttgttttgaaaactttaaatag
- the LOC131224036 gene encoding uncharacterized protein LOC131224036 isoform X2 yields MMKNLKVDPSSEAIDSNVAASKDGSPFDATSCISSSGDATSSFQESDVDHESLIAEQGIYYPASNYYGYCYPGLLCLLGLVSLEHLMASWSFWFVLAEVCPKLSCGRGPY; encoded by the exons ATGATGAAGAATCTGAAAGTAGATCCTTCTTCTGAAGCCATTGATTCCAATGTG GCTGCTTCAAAGGATGGAAGCCCATTTGATGCCACATCATGTATATCCTCATCGGGGGATGCGACAAGTAGTTTCCAGGAGAGCGATGTAGATCATGAATCTTTGATAGCTGAGCAGGGGATCTATTATCCGGCAAGCAACTACTATGGATACTGTTATCCAGGTTTGTTATGTTTGTTGGGATTGGTATCTTTA GAGCATTTGATGGCGTCTTGGAGCTTCTGGTTTGTGCTGGCAGAAGTCTGCCCGAAGCTATCATGTGGAAGGGGACCTTACTAa